The following coding sequences are from one Triticum aestivum cultivar Chinese Spring chromosome 5A, IWGSC CS RefSeq v2.1, whole genome shotgun sequence window:
- the LOC123108014 gene encoding queuine tRNA-ribosyltransferase accessory subunit 2 — translation MRFAVTKVCASGAKARAGLLQIGSSGVETPALLLSTRKGLPAFMSPDLLSSLPLPDSLLLNVCPTHFIEVPPSKTISNIGGLHRMLGLPDHILVAAAGESTECLPSSDATNKFGASFETPAGRKLVKPSDYMELISCLQPNLWASLADEVPAWVNEKRNKTSVERTLRWLDACIALDAASGRNSLGVVVGGSSIEQRKLCATEVSKRNVSGFWIGGFGLGESVEERCSLLNAVTDCLPLGKPRIVSRLGLPEEVLEGVVDGCTCFTCQNHTRAYLNHLINVHEMLAQILLEIHNTHHYLRFFRSIREAIKAGEFDIFWKQFVENRRSQIAAAAM, via the exons ATGCGGTTTGCGGTGACAAAAGTGTGCGCTAGTGGAGCAAAGGCTCGCGCGGGGTTGCTCCAGATTGGAAGCAGCGGTGTTGAGACGCCAGCGCTGCTTTTGTCCACACGCAAGGGGCTGCCGGCGTTTATGTCTCCTGACCTGCTTTCCTCCCTCCCCCTTCCAGACTCCCTCCTCCTCAATGTCTGCCCAACCCActt TATAGAGGTTCCTCCATCAAAAACCATATCTAATATTGGTGGTTTGCATCGTATGCTGGGTCTGCCTGATCATATCCTCGTAGCCGCGGCTGGTGAGTCTACCGAGTGTTTACCATCAAGTGACGCCACCAATAAATTTGGTGCATCTTTTGAAACACCTGCGGGTCGTAAACTG GTCAAACCATCAGACTATATGGAGTTGATTTCCTGCTTGCAACCTAATTTGTGGGCAAGCTTGGCAGATGAGGTTCCAGCCTGGGTTAATGAGAAACGGAACAAAACATCTGTTGAGCGAACACTACGCTGGCTTGACGCATGTATTGCTTTGGATGCG GCTTCTGGGAGAAACTCTTTAGGTGTAGTTGTTGGGGGGTCTAGTATAGAACAACGAAAACTGTGTGCCACTGAAGTATCGAAGAGGAATGTATCAG GCttttggattggagggtttggcCTTGGAGAGAGTGTGGAAGAACGTTGCAGTTTACTCAATGCAGTAACA GATTGTTTGCCATTGGGGAAACCTCGTATTGTCTCTAGGCTTGGGCTTCCAG AGGAGGTCTTGGAGGGTGTAGTCGATGGCTGTACCTGCTTCACGTGCCAGAATCACACCCGTGCTTACCTCAATCATCTGATCAATGTCCACGAGATGCTGGCTCAGATTCTACTGGAGAT ACATAACACGCATCACTATCTCCGGTTCTTCCGGTCGATACGGGAGGCGATCAAGGCCGGAGAGTTCGACATCTTCTGGAAGCAGTTTGTTGAGAACAGGCGCTCCCAGATTGCTGCTGCTGCGATGTAG
- the LOC123105384 gene encoding uncharacterized protein translates to MRLSHCETYCASPLCYIPCLPKSKDAPPAADAVSAPPCPVEDKPPQVQKIEVVAPAAAAADKDEDGKDHKEHEDGEKTAAVPLPKSNLKKANCGDDGVCAPKGNVKWLDLLGKDLTEVKEFEPSESGDSMDDEGISTCVCVIQ, encoded by the exons ATGAGGCTCTCGCACTGTGAGACCTACTGCGCCTCCCCCCTCTGCTACATCCCCTGCCTCCCCAAATCCAAAGATGCACCACCAGCCGCCGACGCCGTCTCCGCGCCGCCCTGCCCGGTCGAGGACAAGCCGCCCCAGGTCCAGAAGATTGAGGTCgtcgcgccggcggcggcggcggccgacaaGGATGAAGACGGCAAGGACCACAAGGAGCACGAGGACGGCGAGAAGACGGCGGCGGTGCCACTACCCAAGAGCAACCTCAAGAAGGCCAACTGCGGCGACGACGGCGTGTGCGCCCCCAAGGGCAATGTGAAGTGGCTTGATTTGCTGGGGAAGGATCTCACCGAGGTCAAGGAGTTCGAGCCAAG CGAATCCGGAGACTCAATGGACGACGAAGGCATCTCGACGTGCGTGTGCGTCATCCAATGA